The window TTCTCCTGCTCATAGCGCTGGCGCCAGTCTTTGGCACCGGGGTATTTGAGCCGGGCGAGACCTTCGGCAGCCAGCTCGCGGTAGTTATCGTCTTTGCTGTCCATCAGAGATTCGAACAGCGCAGTGCTCGCGGGATCGCGCAGCAGCGCAAGCGATTCCAGGGCGCGCGATTTGATAGCCGGGCTGGAATTATTTTTGAACATGTCCTCGAGCGTCGGCCGGGCGGCGGTATCGCCGACAAGGCCTACCGCAACGATCGCTTCGGAGACCACCGCTTTATCCGGATCCAGCAGGGCGCGCTCGAGTGCGGGGCCCGCCGACGGATCGCGCATGGCACCGAGCGTGCGGACGATCTCGGCGCGGACCGCACGGTGTTCCCGGTTCTGCGGATCTTGCAGCGCAGCGATCATCGCGGGAATCTGGTCCTTCGCTCTCAGTGAGCCGAGCGCTCGGGCGGCTTCTTCGCGCACTTCGTCGCTGAAGTCCTTCTGCATGGCGGCGGCGAGGGCTTCTTTCGTGGCCATATCGACCTGAACCTCCGGTCCGACGACCGGCGCGTTGGGCTGGATCAGGACGCTCTTGACCTTGTTGAATATCGTGCGTACCTGGCCGGTATCTTCAAGCAGGATGTACATCCGCAGCAGCGAATCGATCGCCTGCGAGCGGACATCCTTGTCCAGATCCGTGCGCAAGGTGTCGGCGAGGATCGGAATCGCGTCTTTGTCGCGGATCCGCCCGAGCGCCGCGACGATTTCTGCACGAGTTTCGCTCTTGGGTTCTTTTTTGAGCGCCGCGCCGAGTTTGGCGACGGCGTCATGGTTCCCGAGCGTCGCCATTTGTTCGATGGCCGCCTGCCGTTCTTTGGGGCTGGGGCTGTCGAGTGAAGGATTTTGAACGAGAACGAAAAGCACGAAAGACAGAAAGTAAGTCAAGGTGAATCCCATGCGCCGAAGTGGCAATTGCAGGACTCGAGAGGCTCCTGCTGAATATTGTGTTCGATTTGAATAGTGGTGTGATCGATGTGGAAATCTTCCCGGGCGACGCAATTCACCCGGGCGAGAAGATTCGTGCCGTTGTAGCTTTCATTCTCAGCCACGATGTGGCAGCTCATCGCCAGGATGCCGGAGGTCAGAGTCCAGACGTGGAGGTCGTGCACGGATCCCACGCCATCGAGATGTCCCAGCTGTTCCCGCAAATTGACAATATTGATGTGGGCCGGTGTTCCTTCCAGCAGGATGTCCACGGCGTCCCGGATCACGATCCACGAACTCCATAGAATCAGCACTGCAACCATAAGGCTGATCAGCGGATCCGCCACGACATATCCGCCGACCAGTATCGCGATACTTGCCAGGACCGCTCCCAGCGCGCCGATCGCGTCGGTCAGGACGTGGAAGAAGGCGCCCCGCACATTCAGGTTATCGTGGTGCTTGCCGAAAAGCACCCAGGCGCTCGACAGATTGGCCAGCAGCCCGATGAGTGCGACCACCAGCATCCAGTTCGCCTTGACCACAGCCGGGCTTTTGAGCCGGTTATACGCCTCATAGAAGATGTAAAATGCGACGAGAACGAGAAAGACTCCGTTTGCCAGGGCCGCCAGGATTTCAACCCGGTGAAATCCATAAGTCATCCGCGGCGTGGCCCGCCGTCCGGCGAATCGAATTGCGAATAGACTGAGAGACAAGGCCGCAACGTCGGTAAGCATGTGTCCGGCATCGGCCAGCAGCGCCAGGGAATTGGTGTACAACGCTCCGATAAACTCCGCCACCAGAAATATCGCCGTTATGGCAAGGGCGGTCTTGAGGCTGCCACCGGCGTGATGGTGGCTGTGTCCGGCATGCGAATGCGGCTCCATAATTGATAATTATAAACGGTGCCGAGGGCTGTTATAATACGCGATTTTCCTGCAGTGCAGTTTCCGGCGCGAGGTGTTGAAAATGAGTACTCCGCTGACTGTTCTTTCTGAAGACGAGCAACTGTTCCGGGAATCGTGCCGTTCCTTCGCGGAGGACCGCATAAAACCGCTTGTCCACAAGATGGATGAGGAAGCCAGGCTCGATAAGAGCGTGATTCCCGGCCTCTTTGAACTCGGTTTGATGGGGATACATATCCCGGAAGAGCTGGGCGGCGCCTCGGGAAGTTTTTTCATGTCGGTGCTGGCGGTTGAGGAGATTTCGCGGGTGGATGCCTCGTTCGGGGTGTTCATTGATGTTCAGAATACGCTGGTCAACAATGCGATCATGCGCTGGGCGAACGAGGATCAGAAGCGGAAATACCTTCCGCGGCTGGCAAAAGACCTGGTCGGCGCCTATGCATTATCGGAAGCGGAATCGGGCAGCGACGCTTTTGCGCTGGCGTGCCGTGCGGTGGATCAGGGCGAACACTTCCTGTTGAACGGAAGGAAGCTGTGGATTACGAATGCGGTGGAAGCCGGCGTCTTCATTGTTTTTGCGAACGTGAATCCGGCCGAGGGCTACAAGGGAATTACGGCATTTCTGGTGGAGCGGGATTTTTCCGGCTTCACGGTGGGCAAGAAGGAAGACAAGCTGGGCATTCGCGCTTCGAGCACCTGCGAATTGATCCTGGAGGATTGCAAGGTTCCGAGGGCGAATGTGCTCGGCGAAATCGGAAAAGGGTACAAAATCGCCATCGAAACGCTGAACGAAGGCAGGATCGGGATCGGCGCCCAGATGGTCGGTATTGCGCAGGGCAGCTGGGAATATGGGGCGGCGTACTCCAAAGAGCGGAAAGCTTTTGGAAAACCGCTGGCGGATTTCCAGGCTATTCAGTTTCAATTGGCGGAGACGGCGACGCAGATCGAAGCCGCCCGCCTGATGGTTTATAACGCGGCGCGTTTGAAGGATGCGAAGCGGGATTTCTTGAAAGAGGCGGCAATGGCGAAATATTTTTCGTCGCAGGTGGCCGAACATGTTACATCACTGGTCGTCGAGATCTATGGCGGGTACGGTTATACGAAGGATTACCCGGCCGAGAAATACTTTCGTGATTCGAAGATCGGCAAGATCTACGAAGGTACCTCGAACATGCAGTTGCAAACGATTGCCAAATATTTGTTGAAGTAAGCAGATGAAAAAAGTTCGAGTTTTGTACCACGACAATTGTTTCGACGGCGTGTCGTCGGCGGCGGTTTTTTCGCGCTTCTACCGGGCGCACATCGACGCGGCCGCGGAAATCGAATACGAGGGTTTGACCCACAAGGCGGGCCAGCATATCGCCGAAGATCAGTTCGGCGCCGGCGAGAACGCCATTGTGGATTTCAAGTATGCCGCCTCGGACCGGCTGACCTGGTGGTTCGATCATCATGAAAGCGCCTTCCTGTCCGCGCAGGACGAGGCCCATTTCCGCCGCGACCACAGCGGCTACAAATTCCACGATCCCAGCTACAAGTCGTGTACAAAGTTCATCGCACACGTCACGCGGACGGTATTCAACACCCCGATGCCGGATCTGGATAACCTGATCTACTGGGCGGACATCATCGACGGCGCGCAGTTTCCGGACGCCAGAACGGCGGTCGAGCTGAAAGAGCCCGCGATGCGATTGATGCTGGTCATCGAGGCGAGCCACAGCCCGGAACTGATCCACAAGATCATCCGCGAGATTCAACACAAGTCGCTGGCCGACGTGATCGCCGAACCCGAAATCGGTGCGATGTTCGAAAAGCTTTACAAGCACCATTTCGAATCGATCGAGATCATGCGCGGCGCCACCAGTTGTACGGATGGGGTGATCGAATTCGACGTCAGCGGGCACGACCTCGACGGCTACAACAAGTTCATTCCTTATTACCTTTTTCCTGAAAGCGTCTACAGTGTCGGAGTCAGCAAGTCGCCCATCCGGGCGAAGGTTTCCGTCGGAACGAATCCCTGGACCAACCGCGAGCACCGGCAAAACCTCGCCAAGCTGTGCGAGCAGTACGGCGGCGGCGGCCACGCCGTGGTGGCCGCGATCTCCTTCAAACCCGACGAACTCGACAAGGCACGGGAAGCGGCGAGCGAGATCGCGAAGACCTTACGCCGGGATCTGTGATTCAGGAAGACCATCTTCAGTTCCTCCAGGCTTTGTGGGCGCGGCGCACGCCCTACACGTATTTCTTTTTCGGCTTCAATATTTTCATTTTCATCCTGATGGCCTTTGCCGGCGGCAGCACCAACGAACCGACGCTGATGGCATTCGGAGTGAAGTCGAATCCGGAGATCGCGATCGGACAATGGTGGCGCTTTGTGACACCGATCTTCCTTCACATCGGGCTGCTCCACATCGGTTTTAATTCATACGCGCTGTGGGTTGTCGGACCGCAGGTCGAGAAGCTCTACGGCGGCGCGCGATTCGTTATTTTATACGTGCTCACGGGCATTGCCGGCGTCGCGGGAAGCTATCTGATGCATCCTGAAACCCAGTCGGCGGGCGCTTCGGGCGCGATCTTCGGATTGTTCGGCGTCCTGCTGGTGTTCGGCATCCGTCACCGGCACGAGATCCCGCCCTTTTTCAAACGGGCCGTCGGGACAGGTGTGCTGCCGGTGATTCTGATCAATCTGGTGATCGGATTCAGCATCCCGGCCATCGATAATTCGGCGCATATCGGCGGCTTGCTGGCAGGTGCCGCGCTGGCATCGGTGATTCGGTTTCAGCGTCCCGGTGAAGAAGAGAGTCCGCTGTTCACGAGCATTCAAATGGCCGTAATGGGCCTGATCGCGGTCAGCTTTTTTGCGGTCTGGAAGAATTACAACGGGCCGCATCTTTCGGTGCGGAACGTCGGCAGAGGTTTTACGCAGATTCTTACCACGGGTTCGACCACTGAAGAATTCATCAATGCCATCAACAACGCTCAGAAGACTTTTGAGGAGACTACCAACGAGCTGCAGGAGGGTCATCTCGATCGTCTTCCGGCCTTGAAGACCGCCACGGCGAAATCTATCGATGAGCTTCGGAAAAGCCCTTCACTGGCGGCCACGGCCGATCAGTTGACGGCGGACCTGCTGAAAGTCATGCAGGACCAGTACGCCGTGCTCGAAGACGTGCAACGCGCAGGCACCGTCACGTTCTCGGACGGGCGGCGCTTGAAAGAAAATGCCGGCCAATATGCCGCGGTTATGGCCCGGTTTTCGGCCTGGGTTCAGAAAGAAGGCCCGCGTTACGGCATCCAGATGGGAAGAGATCGTTAACTGGCGAAGTGCAAGCGTGATAGCGCGAAGCACAAACTTCTGGCATACTTTTTATCTCACGTCATGTTTAATCCGGAAATCCTCCTGAGAATCAGCAAAGAGGTCGGCGCGCCGGTTTCGCGCGTCGAAACAACCGTTAACTTACTCGAGGAAGGCGGCACCGTCCCCTTCATCGCGAGATACCGCAAGGAAGCTACAGGTAACCTCGATGAAGTGAAGATCCGTGATATTGACGACCGGCGCCAGTACTACACGGACCTGGAAGCCCGGCGTGCCACTGTCCTGGCTTCGGTTGAGAAGCAGGGCAAGCTGACCGACGATCTGAAGGCGAAG is drawn from Terriglobia bacterium and contains these coding sequences:
- a CDS encoding HEAT repeat domain-containing protein yields the protein MLFVLVQNPSLDSPSPKERQAAIEQMATLGNHDAVAKLGAALKKEPKSETRAEIVAALGRIRDKDAIPILADTLRTDLDKDVRSQAIDSLLRMYILLEDTGQVRTIFNKVKSVLIQPNAPVVGPEVQVDMATKEALAAAMQKDFSDEVREEAARALGSLRAKDQIPAMIAALQDPQNREHRAVRAEIVRTLGAMRDPSAGPALERALLDPDKAVVSEAIVAVGLVGDTAARPTLEDMFKNNSSPAIKSRALESLALLRDPASTALFESLMDSKDDNYRELAAEGLARLKYPGAKDWRQRYEQEKKANVQNALAYGLAAAGNLDYMNNLAQALDTRQAFQVEVYLFELGKFDGDLNELYRYLKSANPKVRAGIARIIGNIGDPSSADQIRALNNDPNTDVVRESVAALRKLSR
- a CDS encoding cation diffusion facilitator family transporter, which translates into the protein MEPHSHAGHSHHHAGGSLKTALAITAIFLVAEFIGALYTNSLALLADAGHMLTDVAALSLSLFAIRFAGRRATPRMTYGFHRVEILAALANGVFLVLVAFYIFYEAYNRLKSPAVVKANWMLVVALIGLLANLSSAWVLFGKHHDNLNVRGAFFHVLTDAIGALGAVLASIAILVGGYVVADPLISLMVAVLILWSSWIVIRDAVDILLEGTPAHINIVNLREQLGHLDGVGSVHDLHVWTLTSGILAMSCHIVAENESYNGTNLLARVNCVAREDFHIDHTTIQIEHNIQQEPLESCNCHFGAWDSP
- a CDS encoding acyl-CoA dehydrogenase → MSTPLTVLSEDEQLFRESCRSFAEDRIKPLVHKMDEEARLDKSVIPGLFELGLMGIHIPEELGGASGSFFMSVLAVEEISRVDASFGVFIDVQNTLVNNAIMRWANEDQKRKYLPRLAKDLVGAYALSEAESGSDAFALACRAVDQGEHFLLNGRKLWITNAVEAGVFIVFANVNPAEGYKGITAFLVERDFSGFTVGKKEDKLGIRASSTCELILEDCKVPRANVLGEIGKGYKIAIETLNEGRIGIGAQMVGIAQGSWEYGAAYSKERKAFGKPLADFQAIQFQLAETATQIEAARLMVYNAARLKDAKRDFLKEAAMAKYFSSQVAEHVTSLVVEIYGGYGYTKDYPAEKYFRDSKIGKIYEGTSNMQLQTIAKYLLK
- a CDS encoding phosphoesterase, with translation MKKVRVLYHDNCFDGVSSAAVFSRFYRAHIDAAAEIEYEGLTHKAGQHIAEDQFGAGENAIVDFKYAASDRLTWWFDHHESAFLSAQDEAHFRRDHSGYKFHDPSYKSCTKFIAHVTRTVFNTPMPDLDNLIYWADIIDGAQFPDARTAVELKEPAMRLMLVIEASHSPELIHKIIREIQHKSLADVIAEPEIGAMFEKLYKHHFESIEIMRGATSCTDGVIEFDVSGHDLDGYNKFIPYYLFPESVYSVGVSKSPIRAKVSVGTNPWTNREHRQNLAKLCEQYGGGGHAVVAAISFKPDELDKAREAASEIAKTLRRDL
- a CDS encoding rhomboid family intramembrane serine protease, translated to MIQEDHLQFLQALWARRTPYTYFFFGFNIFIFILMAFAGGSTNEPTLMAFGVKSNPEIAIGQWWRFVTPIFLHIGLLHIGFNSYALWVVGPQVEKLYGGARFVILYVLTGIAGVAGSYLMHPETQSAGASGAIFGLFGVLLVFGIRHRHEIPPFFKRAVGTGVLPVILINLVIGFSIPAIDNSAHIGGLLAGAALASVIRFQRPGEEESPLFTSIQMAVMGLIAVSFFAVWKNYNGPHLSVRNVGRGFTQILTTGSTTEEFINAINNAQKTFEETTNELQEGHLDRLPALKTATAKSIDELRKSPSLAATADQLTADLLKVMQDQYAVLEDVQRAGTVTFSDGRRLKENAGQYAAVMARFSAWVQKEGPRYGIQMGRDR